A region of Moorena producens PAL-8-15-08-1 DNA encodes the following proteins:
- a CDS encoding beta-ketoacyl synthase N-terminal-like domain-containing protein, which translates to MYTRFFGISPRDTVSLDPEHRLLLEVCWEAMENDGHIPQRLQGESTRVFVGITVNDYQNRL; encoded by the coding sequence ATGTATACTCGCTTTTTTGGGATTTCACCTCGGGACACTGTCAGTCTCGATCCAGAACATCGGTTACTTCTGGAAGTTTGTTGGGAAGCCATGGAAAATGACGGGCACATTCCACAACGGTTACAAGGTGAGTCTACAAGAGTTTTTGTTGGTATTACTGTAAATGATTATCAAAATAGATTATAA
- a CDS encoding YcjF family protein, producing MSEHISFDELLGKISEAYEDAQSKIEQCNVLVIGQTGVGKSTLVNTIFRSRLAETGVGYPVTQTIRRYTKTGCPITVYDTPGLELKAEQIERVRADISKLIDDQRKLEAKEHIHVVWYCLNHETARLDPIEEEWLKSLQQKDVPVILVLTQTLTKKRSEFIAFLEGKNLPVSQIIPVLAQSKPIDDDYTVTAHGLERLVEVTANLLPEAQRKAFLREQIRNIELKAGEAFKYVTGYVTGSALVGASPIPFSDAPILVTMQTVMIANITSIFGLTVERAFLGMVISALGGTGGMTAVGKVIVANLLKMIPGAGTVLGGAISGSTAAALTLALGLSYIEALKIYVKAQIDGKEIPLSELAKIIIEQYKYYGGTGKKSLSDRELPPSD from the coding sequence ATGTCAGAGCACATCTCGTTTGATGAACTGTTAGGCAAAATCAGCGAAGCCTATGAAGATGCCCAGAGCAAAATTGAGCAATGTAATGTTTTAGTAATTGGTCAAACCGGTGTAGGTAAAAGTACTTTAGTAAACACAATTTTTCGCTCTCGTCTGGCAGAAACAGGAGTGGGCTATCCTGTTACTCAAACTATTCGTCGTTATACAAAAACAGGTTGCCCGATTACAGTGTATGATACGCCAGGGCTAGAACTTAAAGCCGAACAGATTGAACGAGTAAGGGCAGATATCTCGAAACTAATTGATGATCAAAGGAAACTAGAGGCAAAAGAACACATTCATGTGGTGTGGTATTGCCTTAATCATGAAACAGCTCGATTGGATCCGATTGAGGAAGAATGGCTAAAGAGCCTGCAACAAAAAGATGTACCCGTTATCTTAGTTCTGACTCAAACCTTAACGAAAAAACGTAGTGAGTTTATTGCTTTCCTAGAGGGTAAGAATCTACCGGTTAGTCAGATTATTCCAGTGCTAGCACAATCAAAACCAATCGATGATGATTATACGGTGACAGCTCATGGTTTAGAGCGTTTAGTAGAAGTGACGGCAAATTTACTGCCAGAAGCCCAGCGCAAAGCATTTCTGAGAGAACAGATTAGAAATATTGAACTAAAAGCAGGTGAAGCGTTTAAATATGTTACGGGTTATGTTACTGGTTCAGCATTGGTTGGTGCCTCACCAATTCCGTTTTCCGATGCGCCAATCTTGGTAACGATGCAAACGGTAATGATTGCTAATATCACCAGCATTTTTGGATTAACGGTTGAAAGAGCTTTTCTGGGCATGGTGATATCTGCTCTTGGCGGTACAGGAGGAATGACCGCAGTGGGTAAAGTAATTGTCGCGAATTTACTCAAAATGATTCCTGGTGCAGGCACCGTTCTTGGTGGAGCAATATCAGGCTCAACGGCAGCAGCACTAACCCTGGCTCTTGGTCTATCTTATATCGAAGCACTCAAGATTTATGTGAAAGCTCAGATTGATGGTAAAGAAATACCCCTTTCTGAGCTGGCAAAAATTATCATTGAACAATACAAATACTATGGGGGAACAGGTAAAAAAAGCTTGAGCGATCGGGAATTACCCCCTTCAGATTAG
- a CDS encoding glycosyltransferase family 2 protein, translating to MTFINKLHSTPQNYSDFTVPLNIQASDISIVIPVRNNQEGLDLFLTEFFNTQNPHIYPKEIIIVDNNSRRPITIPQHFQGNNLSIRLLKCSKNDLASARNVGINYAKGDWILFTDSHCLPSESFIEGYLNSINGAIGYAGNVKAWGKDLLSKFYDGQERFIPLTMLEECQISRPESLITANALIWKKALQQIGGFKETIRIPEGADLDLAFRLFQIGQLSYCWQSTVYPNHNKEIPEFIQRFINDQNSKLMVSNLYHI from the coding sequence ATGACTTTCATCAACAAACTTCATTCAACGCCACAGAATTACTCCGATTTTACTGTACCCTTAAACATTCAAGCATCTGATATATCAATCGTTATTCCCGTCAGGAATAATCAAGAAGGACTTGATTTATTTTTAACTGAGTTTTTTAACACCCAGAATCCCCACATCTATCCAAAAGAAATAATTATTGTTGATAATAACTCCAGGCGACCAATTACTATCCCTCAACACTTCCAAGGTAATAATCTTTCGATCAGATTACTGAAATGCTCAAAAAATGATTTAGCCTCTGCCAGAAACGTAGGCATCAACTATGCCAAAGGAGATTGGATATTATTTACCGATAGCCACTGTCTTCCATCTGAATCATTTATCGAAGGATATCTTAATAGCATAAATGGAGCAATAGGCTATGCAGGTAATGTTAAAGCATGGGGCAAGGATTTATTGTCAAAATTTTATGACGGTCAAGAAAGATTCATTCCCTTAACCATGCTTGAAGAGTGCCAGATCAGTAGACCAGAATCATTAATTACAGCCAATGCCCTGATTTGGAAAAAAGCCCTTCAACAAATTGGTGGATTTAAAGAAACCATTAGAATTCCCGAAGGAGCCGATCTAGATTTAGCATTTCGGTTATTCCAAATTGGTCAATTATCCTATTGTTGGCAATCCACTGTCTATCCTAATCACAATAAAGAAATCCCCGAATTTATCCAACGATTTATCAACGATCAAAACAGTAAACTAATGGTGAGTAATCTCTATCATATTTAA
- a CDS encoding glycosyltransferase, translated as MTLISKLGFKPQKQAHLIAPVTIESSDISIVIPVRNNQKGINLFLSEFFKTQNLESYPQEIIIVDNQSKPEITIPKQFQVAPLSIRVIKCSKLGPASARNMGIKSAQGDWILFTDSDCIPSESLITGYLNAMNGSIGYAGNVKAWSNDVLSNYYETQEILVPLKVIEDGQMLRPEYLITANALVWKKALEKIGGFNEIIKIAAGEDIDLGFRLLEIGNLSYSWESTVYHDFTHGILGFIKRFIRYGKGNKLVSQLYSIDLTPQPFIPNKPGLINQLLSTLQYVCLIVGYRVIAKGAGNREQGTGSREQGVGSRE; from the coding sequence ATGACCTTAATCAGTAAATTGGGGTTTAAGCCACAAAAGCAAGCTCATTTAATTGCACCAGTAACAATTGAATCATCTGATATATCGATAGTTATTCCCGTCAGGAATAATCAGAAAGGAATTAACTTATTTTTGTCAGAATTTTTCAAAACCCAGAACCTAGAAAGCTATCCACAAGAAATCATTATCGTTGATAATCAATCAAAGCCAGAGATTACTATCCCTAAACAGTTTCAAGTTGCTCCCCTTTCAATAAGAGTGATAAAATGCTCAAAACTTGGACCGGCATCTGCCAGAAATATGGGAATAAAGTCTGCTCAAGGAGATTGGATTTTATTTACCGATAGTGACTGTATTCCTTCAGAATCCTTAATCACAGGCTATCTTAATGCCATGAATGGCTCCATCGGATATGCAGGTAATGTTAAAGCCTGGAGCAATGATGTATTGTCAAACTATTATGAAACTCAAGAAATACTTGTACCATTAAAAGTTATTGAAGATGGCCAGATGCTCAGACCGGAATATTTAATTACAGCCAATGCCTTAGTGTGGAAAAAAGCCCTTGAAAAAATCGGTGGATTTAACGAAATTATTAAAATTGCTGCCGGTGAAGATATAGATTTAGGGTTTAGGTTATTAGAAATTGGCAACTTATCCTATAGTTGGGAATCAACTGTCTATCATGATTTCACTCACGGCATTCTGGGATTTATTAAAAGATTTATCAGATATGGAAAAGGCAACAAACTAGTCAGTCAGCTATATTCCATTGACTTAACTCCTCAACCTTTTATTCCCAATAAACCCGGTTTGATAAATCAACTATTGTCAACATTACAATATGTGTGTCTTATAGTAGGATATAGGGTTATAGCAAAGGGAGCAGGGAACAGGGAACAGGGAACAGGGAGTAGGGAACAGGGAGTAGGGAGTAGGGAGTAG
- a CDS encoding Uma2 family endonuclease, with the protein MNQAIHERVYWTIHDLELLPENEGTRYEIIDGELFVTRAPHTKHQQTCGKIFRQLDAWSEASGLGEAIPSPGVLFSESDNVIPDVVWVTQETYELILDESGHLTGAPELAVEVLSASQQDQRPDREAKLKLYSSRGVKEYWIADWRSRKIEIYRRENSQLKLVATLFSQDTLTSPILPGFSCTVNQFFPK; encoded by the coding sequence ATGAATCAGGCAATACATGAGAGAGTATACTGGACTATTCATGACCTAGAATTGCTACCAGAAAATGAAGGAACACGCTACGAAATCATTGATGGAGAATTATTTGTCACTAGAGCGCCTCATACTAAACATCAGCAAACCTGTGGCAAAATTTTTCGACAGCTAGATGCTTGGTCTGAAGCAAGTGGTTTAGGGGAAGCTATTCCTAGTCCCGGTGTCCTGTTTTCCGAATCCGATAATGTTATTCCCGATGTCGTTTGGGTTACTCAAGAAACCTATGAATTAATATTAGACGAATCTGGACATCTAACTGGTGCCCCAGAATTAGCAGTCGAAGTTTTATCTGCTAGTCAACAAGACCAAAGACCAGACCGAGAAGCTAAACTAAAACTTTACTCTTCACGAGGCGTCAAAGAATATTGGATTGCTGATTGGAGGTCTCGCAAGATCGAAATCTATCGCCGGGAAAACAGTCAGCTCAAATTAGTAGCAACCCTTTTCAGCCAAGATACCCTAACCTCTCCTATCCTACCTGGTTTTAGTTGTACTGTTAATCAGTTTTTTCCTAAATAA
- a CDS encoding tetratricopeptide repeat protein: protein MQEAQLALASLWYDMAIVNTYDKKFEDAIASCNQALEFNPDCLEAIDVTYSHTDLYRFSVGFLPTPPIGIGFRRRCANGYKAYGHATRTVSFTTGRMPHRQI from the coding sequence GTGCAGGAGGCGCAATTAGCGTTAGCCTCCCTTTGGTATGACATGGCCATAGTGAATACTTATGACAAAAAGTTTGAGGATGCAATTGCATCATGCAATCAGGCTTTAGAGTTCAATCCTGATTGTCTTGAAGCCATAGACGTGACATACTCCCACACTGACCTTTACAGGTTCAGTGTGGGCTTCTTACCAACTCCACCTATTGGTATCGGCTTTCGCCGACGCTGCGCGAACGGATACAAGGCCTATGGCCACGCTACGCGAACGGTAAGCTTTACTACTGGCAGGATGCCCCACCGCCAAATTTAA
- the ltrA gene encoding group II intron reverse transcriptase/maturase, translating into MSKTRGFAPQSEWNRTDWRKLERVVFKLQKRIYRASQRGDVRVVRKLQKTLMKSWSAKMLAVRKVTQQNKGKKTAGIDGRKANDSKQRLTLVANLKLYKKPQPTRRVWIDKPGRNEKRPLGIPTIYDRALQALTKQALEPEWEAIFEPNSYGFRPGRSCHDAIEAIFLSIKQTPKWVLDADISKCFDKINHNTLLKKLNTYPSMKRLIRGWLKAGVMDNGTFSPTEEGTPQGGIISPLLANIALHGMEKRIKEYAKSLPGTKRDNEKALSLIRYADDFVIMHKSKQVVEECQKIISEWLKNIDLELKPSKTRLTHTFTGFNFLGFNVRQYPAGKNQSKQGFKTLIKPSKKKIKEHWEQLSQVIDKHKAAPQAALISRLKPIIRGWCNYYKPVVSKEAFSNLDNMLWNKLQRWGYRRHPNKSKTWVNKKYWGTKVEKPKKPWEMPKIDNWVFMTKEDNYLPKHVKTKIIRHVKVKETRSPFDGDLIYWNHRMQKHPEITSQKGKLLKRQEGKCAYCGLTFRNEDLMETHHIIPRAQGGNDQLKNLELLHLHCHDIIHRTKVNPKCQESNTDSSELDENPF; encoded by the coding sequence ATGTCTAAAACTCGGGGGTTCGCCCCACAGTCGGAATGGAATCGTACGGATTGGCGAAAGCTAGAACGTGTCGTATTCAAGTTGCAAAAACGAATATATCGAGCCTCCCAACGTGGTGATGTTCGCGTGGTACGTAAACTACAAAAGACTCTGATGAAGTCTTGGTCGGCAAAAATGCTAGCGGTAAGGAAGGTAACACAACAAAATAAAGGTAAAAAGACTGCCGGAATAGATGGACGTAAAGCCAATGATAGCAAACAACGTCTCACCTTAGTAGCCAACCTTAAGTTGTATAAGAAACCACAACCAACCCGCAGAGTTTGGATAGACAAACCTGGACGTAATGAAAAACGCCCTCTAGGGATACCCACGATTTACGACCGAGCGCTCCAAGCTCTCACCAAACAGGCACTAGAGCCTGAATGGGAAGCAATATTTGAGCCCAACTCATACGGGTTTAGACCAGGAAGGTCATGTCACGATGCAATCGAAGCAATATTCCTCAGTATCAAACAAACACCTAAATGGGTATTAGATGCTGATATCTCCAAATGCTTTGATAAAATCAACCACAACACACTTCTCAAAAAATTAAATACTTATCCTTCAATGAAGCGATTAATCAGAGGATGGTTAAAAGCCGGAGTAATGGATAACGGGACATTCTCTCCTACAGAAGAGGGTACCCCCCAGGGTGGGATAATATCTCCACTCCTAGCGAACATAGCCCTACACGGAATGGAAAAAAGAATTAAGGAATACGCCAAATCATTACCTGGAACTAAAAGGGATAATGAAAAAGCATTAAGCCTTATTCGATATGCAGATGATTTTGTCATCATGCATAAATCCAAACAAGTGGTAGAAGAATGTCAAAAGATTATCAGTGAGTGGCTAAAGAACATAGACCTGGAATTAAAGCCAAGTAAAACCAGACTGACCCATACCTTCACAGGATTTAATTTCCTAGGGTTTAACGTTCGTCAATACCCAGCAGGTAAAAACCAGTCAAAACAAGGCTTTAAAACCCTCATCAAACCATCCAAGAAGAAAATAAAAGAGCATTGGGAGCAGCTTTCTCAAGTCATAGACAAACACAAAGCAGCTCCTCAAGCCGCACTCATTAGCAGGCTTAAACCTATTATAAGGGGATGGTGTAACTACTACAAACCAGTAGTAAGTAAAGAAGCCTTCTCAAACCTAGACAATATGCTCTGGAATAAACTTCAAAGGTGGGGATACAGAAGACATCCAAACAAATCTAAAACCTGGGTGAATAAAAAGTATTGGGGAACAAAGGTCGAAAAACCTAAGAAACCTTGGGAAATGCCAAAGATAGACAACTGGGTTTTTATGACAAAAGAGGATAATTACCTCCCAAAACATGTAAAAACAAAAATAATTCGACATGTCAAAGTCAAAGAAACCAGAAGTCCATTCGATGGTGACCTAATATACTGGAATCACAGAATGCAGAAACACCCCGAAATAACCAGCCAGAAAGGAAAACTCCTGAAAAGGCAAGAAGGGAAATGCGCGTACTGTGGACTCACCTTTAGGAATGAAGATTTGATGGAAACACACCATATAATACCACGCGCACAAGGTGGAAACGACCAACTTAAAAATCTTGAATTACTTCACCTACACTGCCACGACATAATACATAGAACAAAAGTCAATCCAAAGTGTCAAGAGTCAAATACCGACTCCTCTGAACTAGATGAAAACCCATTCTAA
- a CDS encoding plasmid mobilization protein: MKDKNLMIRLTSFEKKQLKQEADRRGMTCSELLRSLIARFPMPKDSV; the protein is encoded by the coding sequence ATGAAAGATAAAAACTTAATGATCAGATTGACTAGTTTTGAGAAAAAGCAACTCAAACAGGAAGCTGACCGGAGAGGAATGACTTGTTCGGAATTACTTAGAAGCTTGATAGCTCGCTTCCCTATGCCGAAAGACTCTGTGTAA
- a CDS encoding ferredoxin:protochlorophyllide reductase (ATP-dependent) subunit N, with product MTVAQTPQALDFECETGNYHTFCPISCVAWLYQKIEDSFFLVIGTKTCGYFLQNAMGVMIFAEPRYAMAELEEGDISAKLNDYEELKRLCLQIKRDRNPSVIVWIGTCTTEIIKMDLEGLAPKLESEIGIPIVVARANGLDYAFTQGEDTVLAAMAHKCPKEAPQVEEEKQERNAIAKLLNFGRQKEEVAAEESEYADHPPLVLFGSLPDPVVTNLTLELKKQGIKVSGWLPAKRYTELPVIEEGYYVAGVNPFLSRTATTLMRRRKCKLIGAPFPIGPDGTRAWIEKMCSVFGIEPKGLAEREAKIWESLEDYIQLLRGKSVFFMGDNLLEVSLARFLVRCGMTCHEIGIPYMDKRYQKAELALLEQTCHEMGVPTPKIIEKPDNYNQIQRIYELEPDLVITGMAHANPLEARGINTKWSVEFTFAQMHGFTNARDILELATRPLRRNNSLKDLGWDKLVKEEAKV from the coding sequence ATGACTGTTGCTCAAACCCCTCAAGCCCTAGATTTTGAGTGCGAAACTGGGAATTACCATACCTTTTGCCCGATTAGCTGCGTGGCATGGCTTTACCAAAAGATTGAAGATAGTTTCTTTTTGGTGATTGGTACTAAGACTTGTGGCTATTTCCTCCAAAATGCGATGGGGGTGATGATTTTTGCTGAGCCACGCTATGCCATGGCGGAGTTGGAAGAAGGGGATATTTCCGCTAAGCTCAATGATTACGAAGAACTGAAGCGGTTGTGTTTGCAGATTAAACGCGATCGCAATCCTAGTGTGATTGTCTGGATTGGTACTTGCACTACGGAAATTATCAAGATGGATTTGGAAGGCTTGGCTCCCAAGCTGGAATCTGAGATTGGCATTCCGATTGTGGTGGCTCGTGCTAATGGCTTAGACTATGCTTTCACCCAGGGTGAAGATACAGTATTGGCCGCTATGGCTCACAAGTGTCCGAAAGAAGCACCCCAGGTGGAAGAGGAGAAACAAGAGCGGAATGCGATCGCAAAACTCCTCAACTTTGGACGCCAGAAAGAAGAGGTGGCTGCGGAAGAGTCAGAGTATGCGGATCATCCACCCCTAGTGTTGTTTGGCTCCCTACCTGACCCGGTTGTGACTAACCTCACCCTAGAGTTGAAGAAGCAGGGGATTAAGGTGTCTGGTTGGTTGCCTGCTAAGCGTTACACGGAATTGCCAGTAATTGAAGAAGGTTACTATGTTGCTGGGGTGAATCCTTTCCTCAGCCGTACTGCTACTACTCTGATGCGCCGCCGCAAGTGTAAGTTAATTGGCGCACCTTTCCCCATTGGTCCGGATGGCACTCGGGCTTGGATAGAGAAAATGTGTTCTGTGTTTGGTATTGAACCAAAAGGCTTGGCAGAACGGGAAGCTAAAATTTGGGAAAGCTTGGAGGATTATATCCAGCTGTTGCGTGGCAAGTCTGTATTTTTCATGGGGGATAACTTGCTGGAAGTTTCCTTAGCTCGTTTCCTCGTTCGTTGCGGTATGACTTGCCATGAAATCGGTATCCCTTACATGGATAAGCGTTATCAGAAGGCTGAGTTAGCTCTGTTAGAACAGACTTGTCACGAAATGGGTGTACCAACTCCTAAGATTATCGAGAAGCCAGACAATTACAACCAGATTCAGCGGATTTATGAGTTAGAGCCGGATTTGGTGATTACCGGTATGGCTCATGCTAATCCTTTGGAAGCACGGGGAATTAATACTAAGTGGTCCGTTGAGTTTACCTTTGCTCAAATGCACGGCTTTACTAATGCCCGAGACATTCTGGAATTGGCAACTCGTCCGTTACGTCGCAATAACAGCCTCAAGGATTTGGGTTGGGATAAGTTAGTGAAAGAAGAGGCTAAGGTTTAG
- the bchL gene encoding ferredoxin:protochlorophyllide reductase (ATP-dependent) iron-sulfur ATP-binding protein produces MKLSVYGKGGIGKSTTSCNISVALAKRGRKVLQIGCDPKHDSTFTLTGFLIPTIIDTLQEKDYHYEDVWPEDVIYKGYGGVHCVEAGGPPAGAGCGGYVVGETVKLLKELNAFDEYDVILFDVLGDVVCGGFAAPLNYSNYCMIVTDNGFDALFAANRIAASVREKARTHPLRLAGLIGNRTSKRDLIDKYVEAVPMPVLEILPLIEDIRVSRVKGKTIFEMAETDPSLEPVCQYYLNIADQILAQPEGVVPQDAPDRELFSLLSDFYLNPQTPAVTEEEELDLMMV; encoded by the coding sequence GTGAAACTTTCAGTTTATGGAAAAGGTGGTATCGGTAAGTCCACAACTAGCTGTAATATCTCAGTTGCCCTAGCTAAGCGGGGTCGGAAGGTGCTGCAAATTGGCTGTGACCCGAAGCATGACAGCACATTCACTCTGACTGGTTTTCTGATTCCTACGATTATTGATACCCTTCAGGAAAAGGATTACCACTACGAAGATGTCTGGCCTGAAGATGTGATTTACAAAGGTTATGGTGGTGTTCATTGCGTAGAAGCTGGTGGTCCCCCGGCTGGTGCGGGTTGCGGTGGCTATGTGGTTGGTGAAACTGTAAAGCTGCTCAAGGAACTGAATGCTTTTGATGAGTACGATGTGATTCTGTTTGACGTTCTGGGTGATGTAGTCTGTGGTGGTTTTGCTGCTCCCCTGAACTATTCCAACTATTGCATGATTGTCACCGATAACGGTTTCGATGCGTTGTTCGCTGCTAACCGGATTGCTGCTTCTGTTCGTGAAAAAGCTCGCACTCACCCCCTGCGTCTGGCTGGTCTGATTGGCAACCGCACCTCTAAGCGCGACTTGATCGATAAGTATGTGGAAGCTGTCCCCATGCCAGTGCTGGAAATTCTGCCACTAATTGAAGATATCCGTGTCTCTCGGGTTAAGGGCAAAACGATTTTTGAAATGGCAGAAACTGACCCTAGCCTGGAACCGGTTTGCCAATACTATCTCAACATTGCTGACCAAATTCTGGCACAGCCTGAGGGGGTTGTACCTCAAGATGCACCAGACCGGGAGTTGTTCTCTTTGCTGTCTGACTTCTACCTCAATCCTCAAACCCCAGCAGTGACTGAGGAAGAAGAATTAGACCTGATGATGGTGTAA
- a CDS encoding RNA-guided endonuclease InsQ/TnpB family protein, translating into MFLNSEQRAIIRHWFGVSRYVFNKTVKILENGEKKANWFAIKTEIVNNLPEWCKTVPYQIKSIAIKEACTAVREAKKKYKKTGQINRVRFRSRKNPVQSCYIPKSAVSAKGIYHTKLGELTFTETIPGNIGDCRLTSTNGDYYLTVPHKSTQIKAESQGRVVALDPGVRTFLTFFSENSVGKIGEGDFSRIQRLCAHLDRLLSRTSKAKGKQKYRMKRAARRIIIKIKNLINELHHKAARLLVDHFDVILLPTFETSQMSNRKTRKIRSLTVRNMLSFAHYRFKEFLKHKASETGKIVLDVCEAYTSKTVSWTGELVNIGGSKTIKSKIDGRLMDRDINGARGIFLRALVDTPWLKNQLALAG; encoded by the coding sequence GTGTTCCTAAACTCTGAACAGCGTGCAATTATCCGCCACTGGTTTGGAGTGTCCCGTTATGTTTTTAATAAAACTGTAAAAATCCTAGAAAATGGCGAAAAAAAAGCTAACTGGTTTGCCATTAAAACGGAAATAGTAAACAACCTTCCCGAGTGGTGCAAGACAGTACCTTATCAAATTAAATCCATAGCGATTAAGGAGGCTTGCACGGCTGTTAGGGAAGCCAAGAAGAAGTATAAAAAGACTGGCCAAATTAATCGGGTTAGGTTTAGGTCTCGAAAGAATCCCGTTCAATCTTGTTACATTCCTAAATCAGCCGTTTCAGCTAAAGGCATTTATCACACAAAATTAGGTGAATTAACTTTTACTGAAACCATTCCCGGTAATATTGGTGACTGTCGATTAACTAGCACTAATGGGGACTATTACCTAACAGTTCCCCACAAAAGCACTCAAATAAAAGCCGAAAGCCAAGGCAGAGTAGTCGCTTTAGACCCTGGTGTTAGAACATTCTTGACGTTTTTCAGTGAAAACTCCGTTGGCAAAATTGGAGAAGGTGACTTTTCCCGAATTCAGCGACTATGTGCTCACCTCGATCGTTTGCTGTCCAGAACAAGTAAAGCTAAAGGCAAACAAAAATATCGAATGAAGAGAGCCGCTAGACGGATAATCATCAAAATCAAGAACCTGATAAACGAACTACATCACAAAGCTGCTCGATTACTAGTTGATCACTTTGACGTAATACTGCTTCCTACTTTTGAAACCTCTCAGATGTCAAACAGAAAGACCAGGAAAATCAGGTCTTTGACTGTTCGCAACATGCTGTCTTTTGCTCATTACAGGTTTAAAGAGTTTCTAAAGCATAAAGCATCTGAGACAGGCAAAATTGTCCTTGACGTCTGTGAAGCTTATACCAGTAAAACTGTTAGTTGGACTGGTGAACTAGTCAATATTGGCGGAAGTAAAACCATCAAATCAAAAATTGATGGTCGTTTAATGGATCGCGACATCAATGGCGCTCGTGGAATTTTTCTGCGGGCTTTGGTAGATACACCCTGGCTGAAAAATCAGCTTGCATTGGCGGGCTAA
- a CDS encoding IS607 family transposase, with amino-acid sequence MIRRALVPLRKAVELTGLSRNTLRKYADDGTIKSEKTPGGTRFFDTESLLSLGRRQPRQPATICYCRVSSSKQFDDLARQIAYMHSLFPEAEIIFDIGSGLNYKRKGLRTILERLVRGDQLTIAVACPCRLTRFGFELIEYLVSLNGGKIMGSDQPESCPEAELTADILSIIHVFSCRVHGLRKYGTKIKEDKSVPKL; translated from the coding sequence ATTATAAGGAGGGCACTCGTACCACTTCGTAAGGCGGTCGAACTTACGGGACTATCTAGGAACACTCTGAGGAAATATGCGGACGATGGAACGATCAAATCCGAAAAAACTCCAGGAGGAACAAGGTTTTTTGACACAGAAAGCCTGCTCAGTCTGGGGCGAAGACAACCAAGACAGCCAGCTACCATCTGTTACTGCCGAGTCAGCAGTAGCAAACAATTTGACGACCTCGCCAGGCAAATTGCCTACATGCACTCCCTCTTCCCGGAAGCGGAAATCATCTTTGACATCGGATCAGGTCTCAACTATAAACGCAAAGGTCTTAGAACCATACTGGAACGGCTTGTGCGAGGAGATCAGCTCACGATTGCTGTTGCCTGCCCTTGCAGACTTACCAGATTTGGATTTGAACTCATTGAGTACTTGGTCAGTCTCAACGGTGGAAAAATCATGGGATCCGACCAACCTGAAAGTTGCCCCGAGGCTGAACTCACGGCAGATATTCTCTCCATCATTCACGTCTTCTCCTGTAGAGTCCACGGACTCAGAAAGTACGGGACAAAAATCAAAGAAGATAAGAGTGTTCCTAAACTCTGA